From the genome of Acropora palmata chromosome 8, jaAcrPala1.3, whole genome shotgun sequence:
ATGTCAAGTAATTTTGATGTGTCGCATTCACTTGCTCCTCCTGGAAGAAATGTGAAGGACAGTGTACCAGCTGTATCGTCAACGATGCGTGGTAGCGTTTCGGCGAATAGTAGTAAAATCAAACCTTATATTTCAAAAAAGGAGAGACAAAAATCGATCGAACGGATTACATCAGGTGTATCATCAGCGAACGCCTCGATTTCTTCAACAGAACCGCGGCAGAGGGTGACTGAATTTGACTTCATGTCAAAACAAGATGAGGAAAGAACAAGCAATGAAGCGATGTCCAACAAAAAGCCAAACTATTTTAACAGAGCACCAAAACAAGTGGTTGTATCGTTTGAGGGTCATTCCCAGGGAGTTAACTGCGTACGATGGCATCCTACTAGAAGCAACTTGTTGGTCTCGGCATCAATGGATCATAGTGTTCGTGTCTGGGATGCTTCATCTGGTGCCACTTGTAGCAAATTGACACACCACACTGCAGCTGTAAAAGATGCAAAATGGAATCTTGATGGGTCTCAAGTTTTGAGCTGTGGTTATGACAAGACGGCCAGGCTTGTGAATTTAGAAACAGGTGATAATAGAATTTCATACACCTCTTCCCCATCCCAGTCCTGGACTCTAACCCTTGGTGTAGTTGCTTGTCAATCTGTTCGCTTCTATGAAAGTTTACTCATCCAGTGACCTCCGCTCCTCCCTCCTTTGTGCTCCCTAGACTCCCCCCCCTCCTTAACTCTCGGGGTGGTTAGTAAAATGTCAAGTTTCTTGGTATCATAAATACCCTAAGAAGGTGGAGAACCTAAAGGCTTGTAAGCTTTTTGTCATACGTTTTTTGTTCTATTCTGCTGTGAAGACagcagggggggggggtataCTCATTGTAGCCAACAAAAACCTTGCCCCCATCTTTAATGACAGCCCTTCCTAATTCATTGAGCCTTTTTGCTTTGACCATAAAGCAGTGGCTTGAAACTTCTAGTGCTTGTTAGGGAGGGAAGTTCAAACTTGACAGCATTCTTACTGGTTAATGTCTGGTTTCTTCTTATACTTGCTGTCAATCTTCTAAATCAAAGTTGCCTAGTAAGCTAAGAAAGATTGACCCAGAATCCAAACGTaatcagttttcaaaattttatcaTCACTCCGGACTGTCTTATCTTTCAGTCCTTTCCTCCCTGAAACTACTTTAGATCTTTCAGAGTTACCTGGATAAAACCTTCACAGAAGAATTGATTTTGGAATTTCTGTTGGCCATATACTTAGTTACAGAagatttcttgttctttcagGACAAGAAGTTGTCAGGTTTCCTCACCACAACTATGTAACTTCTGTCCAGTTTCATCCTACTGATTCAAAACTTTTCCTTGCTGGAACTTTCAAATCTTCCATCCTGTGCTGGGATATCAGGACTGGAAATGttagtattttgttttgaacaaaataatattattaacttGTACACAATTTTATGAGGTCCACACTAATAATTATCAACCACTTTAAAACtggaatttatttatttgagaATTTTTTGTGTTGGTGgtaaactgaaaaattttctttgctgcaATAGTAAATCAAATCATGATTCTTTGTTAGAGATTTCAGTTTAAATGTGCCATGAAACTTAGTGAAGCCATAGGTCCTTCATCCTTGAGCTTACATTGGAGTTCTACGACAGTCTTTAGTCTTTTCAACATTTGTATGCTGATGGTGTACTGCACAGTAAAAAATTGAACTAcctgcaaatttaaaaaagaaggaTAGTGCTATTTTATTTACCCTCTTGTAGTTTCAAGTTAGATTCTGAAGGAATTTGTTAAAGATGAAAGGAGACATTGAAAGCTTTTTCTGCACAGATCACATCAACATACTCTGCATTTTTTGGTCAAGTACAAGACATAGCATTTCTTCCTCAAGGAAATGAATTTATTTCTGCTGCAGAAGTAATCAAAAGAAACTCTACTGACAAAGGAATCATGGTCTGGGACTTCCGGTCAACAGCAGTGCTGTCCAATCAAATTTACCAGGTAAATTTTCACATTAGATTCAGTTGTTGATGTTGCAAGGTGTATATCATGGCCATAGCATATTCATGCTTTCTGTAGCATTTACATTACCTAATTTTTACCACCCCTCCCCCTTCCAGGATTGGCTGCCATTGCATCACAGGGTAACCCCAAGGGGAATTTTATC
Proteins encoded in this window:
- the LOC141890173 gene encoding WD repeat-containing protein 25-like, which gives rise to MESLLVYSSDSDSDEPEQNQRLEESEKKRKVTKMEQGSDSSGEKDELQLVVKRTKSSLQSSDERNVRNNIPDSKQNSCVIHQASKHQPHNMSSNFDVSHSLAPPGRNVKDSVPAVSSTMRGSVSANSSKIKPYISKKERQKSIERITSGVSSANASISSTEPRQRVTEFDFMSKQDEERTSNEAMSNKKPNYFNRAPKQVVVSFEGHSQGVNCVRWHPTRSNLLVSASMDHSVRVWDASSGATCSKLTHHTAAVKDAKWNLDGSQVLSCGYDKTARLVNLETGQEVVRFPHHNYVTSVQFHPTDSKLFLAGTFKSSILCWDIRTGNITSTYSAFFGQVQDIAFLPQGNEFISAAEVIKRNSTDKGIMVWDFRSTAVLSNQIYQEAFTCTCLKVHPCESHFVAQSNGNYIALFSTRKPYKLNKFKRYEGHKVSGYHIGCDFSPDGSIICSGSADGQIYFYDHHSSRMISELSGHSMPCMDVAFHPTLPHSIASCGWDGGVKIWK